One stretch of Streptomyces sp. MMBL 11-1 DNA includes these proteins:
- a CDS encoding LysR family transcriptional regulator: MHFQQLTYFVAVAEARHFTRAAEAVHVSQPSLSQQIRALETELGADLFSRARGNIALTDAGEALLPLARRILADAETARQEVQELVSLRSGRVRLGATPSLCTGLLPDMLRAFHDRHPGVRLLLEEGGSHDLVRQLARGALDLALVVLPLPAGSPALTTVELLHEDLVVVSSAAEPPPGRGGRIRIADLEGAPLVMFRHGYNLRELTLAACRAEGFEPTFTVEGGEMDAVLGFVRAGLGIAVVPSMAAARAGHDLRRTPLAGAGLRRTIALAHRSDVAPPRAARELQRMLLERRPVSG, translated from the coding sequence GTGCACTTCCAACAGCTCACCTACTTCGTGGCCGTCGCCGAGGCCCGGCACTTCACCCGGGCCGCCGAGGCGGTGCATGTGTCGCAGCCCTCGCTCTCCCAGCAGATCCGGGCGCTGGAGACGGAGTTGGGTGCGGACCTGTTCAGCCGGGCCCGGGGCAACATCGCCCTCACCGACGCGGGCGAGGCTCTGCTGCCGCTCGCCCGGCGGATCCTCGCCGACGCGGAGACGGCGCGGCAGGAGGTCCAGGAGCTGGTCTCGCTGCGCAGCGGCCGGGTGCGGCTGGGGGCGACGCCGAGCCTGTGCACCGGGCTGCTGCCGGACATGCTGCGCGCCTTCCACGACCGGCACCCGGGGGTGCGGCTGCTGCTGGAGGAGGGTGGCTCGCACGACCTGGTGCGCCAGCTGGCGCGGGGGGCGCTCGACCTGGCCCTGGTGGTGCTGCCCCTGCCGGCCGGCTCCCCCGCGCTGACCACGGTGGAACTGCTGCACGAGGACCTGGTGGTGGTGTCCTCGGCGGCGGAGCCGCCCCCGGGGCGGGGCGGACGAATCCGGATCGCGGATCTGGAGGGGGCGCCCCTGGTGATGTTCCGGCACGGGTACAACCTGCGGGAGCTGACCCTGGCCGCGTGCCGCGCGGAGGGCTTCGAGCCCACCTTCACCGTCGAGGGCGGCGAGATGGACGCCGTGCTCGGCTTCGTACGGGCGGGGCTCGGCATCGCCGTGGTGCCGAGCATGGCGGCCGCCCGGGCGGGCCACGACCTGCGCAGGACCCCGCTGGCCGGCGCCGGGCTGCGGCGCACGATCGCGCTCGCGCACCGCAGCGACGTGGCCCCGCCCCGGGCCGCGCGCGAACTCCAGCGGATGCTGCTGGAGCGCCGGCCGGTCTCCGGCTGA
- a CDS encoding succinate dehydrogenase, translating to MTRTLWDSTVGKKTIMAVTGLVMLGYLVAHMAGNLKIFFGPGEFDGYAHWLRTMGEPVLHYEWALWIVRVGLVVAVVLHGISAYQLSRRDIRARPAKYVHKRPRASYATRTMRWGGIILALFIVWHILDLTTGHVHTSFEAGHPYQNVIDTFSTWYGNVIYITAVLAMGLHVQHGFWSAAQTLGVGSATRERILKTLANLLAAVLTVGFISVPVAVMTGVVS from the coding sequence ATGACGCGTACGCTCTGGGACTCGACCGTCGGCAAGAAGACGATCATGGCCGTGACCGGTCTGGTCATGCTCGGATATCTCGTCGCCCACATGGCGGGCAATCTGAAGATCTTCTTCGGACCCGGCGAGTTCGACGGGTACGCCCACTGGCTGCGCACCATGGGCGAACCGGTTCTCCACTACGAGTGGGCCCTGTGGATCGTCCGGGTGGGGCTGGTCGTGGCCGTCGTGCTGCACGGAATCTCCGCGTACCAGCTGAGCCGGCGCGACATCAGGGCACGCCCGGCCAAGTACGTCCACAAGAGGCCCCGGGCGAGCTACGCCACCCGGACCATGCGCTGGGGCGGGATCATCCTCGCGCTCTTCATCGTCTGGCACATCCTCGACCTGACGACCGGCCACGTGCACACCAGCTTCGAGGCCGGGCACCCCTACCAGAACGTCATCGACACCTTCTCGACCTGGTACGGCAACGTCATCTACATCACCGCGGTGCTCGCCATGGGCCTGCACGTCCAGCACGGCTTCTGGAGCGCCGCGCAGACCCTGGGCGTCGGCAGCGCGACCCGCGAACGCATCCTGAAGACCCTCGCCAACCTCCTCGCGGCAGTGCTGACGGTGGGCTTCATCTCCGTACCCGTCGCCGTCATGACCGGAGTGGTGAGCTGA
- a CDS encoding class F sortase, which yields MGRDYAGAERTRRVPWGAVALVLLSGLALMRNGTEFGEAGPPQPAAAASLDLGKDTAGPPVEGEPVQPLPYAPASRVKISSIDVDAPVIDVNLDANGWIDAPPAEDPNLAGWYQNGIAPGQSGTAVVVGHVDNMSGPAVFYGLGSLQKGHRVEVARYDGRVGIFEVYGVEVFSKNDFPGPRVYGDTGHAELRVITCGGGYSKAGGYDGNVVVFARLVDTR from the coding sequence ATGGGCCGGGACTACGCTGGCGCCGAGCGGACCAGACGTGTGCCCTGGGGTGCGGTCGCCCTGGTGCTGCTCAGCGGCCTCGCCCTCATGCGCAACGGCACGGAGTTCGGGGAGGCCGGCCCCCCGCAGCCCGCGGCGGCCGCCTCCCTGGACCTGGGCAAGGACACCGCGGGGCCGCCGGTGGAGGGTGAGCCGGTCCAGCCGCTGCCGTACGCCCCGGCCTCCCGGGTGAAGATCTCGTCCATCGACGTCGACGCCCCGGTCATCGACGTCAATCTGGACGCCAACGGGTGGATCGACGCCCCGCCCGCCGAGGACCCCAACCTCGCCGGCTGGTACCAGAACGGCATCGCCCCCGGCCAGAGCGGCACCGCCGTGGTCGTCGGTCACGTCGACAACATGTCCGGGCCCGCGGTCTTCTACGGTCTCGGCTCGCTCCAGAAGGGGCACCGGGTCGAGGTCGCCCGCTACGACGGCCGGGTCGGGATCTTCGAGGTCTACGGGGTGGAGGTCTTCTCCAAGAACGACTTCCCGGGCCCCCGGGTCTACGGCGACACCGGCCACGCGGAGCTGCGCGTCATCACCTGCGGCGGGGGTTACTCCAAGGCGGGCGGCTACGACGGCAACGTGGTGGTCTTCGCCAGGCTCGTCGACACCCGCTGA
- a CDS encoding fumarate reductase/succinate dehydrogenase flavoprotein subunit has product MPDYTQYGTGEPLLDTKAPQGPVAERWDTRRFQAKLVNPANRRKHTVIVVGTGLAGGAAGATLAEQGYHVVQFCFQDSPRRAHSVAAQGGINAAKNYRNDGDSIHRLFYDTVKGGDFRARESNVHRLAQISVEIIDQCVAQGVPFAREYGGLLDNRSFGGVQVSRTFYARGQTGQQLLLGAYQALSRQIASGGVELHARTEMLDLIVVDGKARGIVARDLVTGKIDTYFADAVVLATGGYGNVFYLSTNAMNSNATAVWRAHRRGAYFANPCFTQIHPTCIPRTGDHQSKLTLMSESLRNDGRIWVPKAKGDDRPANKIPEDERDYYLERIYPAFGNLVPRDIASRAAKNVCDEGRGVGPGGQGVYLDFAEAIGRMGRKAVEAKYGNLFDMYQRITDEDPYTVPMRIYPAVHYTMGGLWVDYDLSTTIPGLFAIGEANFSDHGANRLGASALMQGLADGYFVLPSTINDYLARNPHTDTVDEGHPAVVEAVAETEDRINLLLSVDGDRTPDSFHREIGELMWEYCGMARTEDGLRKALAKIPEIREEFWRRIKVPGTGEQFNQSLEKANRIVDYLELAELMCLDALHRAESCGGHFRAESQTPDGEAERHDEEFSYAAAWEFTATGDAPVLHKEDLVFEYVHPTQRSYA; this is encoded by the coding sequence ATGCCCGACTACACGCAGTACGGAACGGGCGAGCCCCTTCTCGACACCAAGGCCCCCCAGGGCCCCGTGGCCGAGCGCTGGGACACCCGCCGCTTCCAGGCGAAACTCGTGAACCCCGCCAACCGGCGCAAGCACACCGTGATCGTCGTCGGCACCGGACTGGCCGGCGGAGCCGCCGGCGCCACACTCGCCGAACAGGGCTACCACGTCGTCCAGTTCTGTTTCCAGGACTCTCCCCGGCGCGCCCACTCGGTGGCCGCCCAGGGCGGCATCAACGCCGCGAAGAACTACCGCAACGACGGCGACTCCATCCACCGGCTGTTCTACGACACCGTCAAGGGCGGCGACTTCCGCGCCCGGGAGTCCAACGTCCACCGGCTCGCCCAGATCTCCGTGGAGATCATCGACCAGTGCGTCGCCCAGGGCGTCCCCTTCGCCCGCGAGTACGGCGGTCTGCTCGACAACCGCTCCTTCGGCGGCGTCCAGGTCTCCCGTACGTTCTACGCGCGGGGCCAGACCGGGCAGCAGCTCCTCCTCGGTGCGTACCAGGCGCTGTCCCGGCAGATCGCGTCGGGCGGCGTCGAACTGCACGCCCGTACCGAGATGCTGGACCTGATCGTGGTCGACGGCAAGGCGCGCGGCATCGTCGCCCGCGACCTGGTCACCGGGAAGATCGACACCTACTTCGCCGACGCGGTCGTCCTGGCCACCGGCGGCTACGGCAACGTCTTCTACCTGTCGACGAACGCCATGAACTCCAACGCCACCGCCGTCTGGCGGGCGCACCGGCGCGGCGCGTACTTCGCCAACCCCTGCTTCACCCAGATCCACCCCACCTGCATCCCGCGGACCGGCGACCACCAGTCCAAGCTCACGCTGATGAGCGAGTCGCTGCGCAACGACGGCCGCATCTGGGTCCCCAAGGCCAAGGGCGACGACCGCCCGGCCAACAAGATCCCCGAGGACGAGCGCGACTACTACCTGGAGCGGATCTACCCCGCCTTCGGGAACCTGGTGCCCCGCGACATCGCCTCCCGCGCCGCCAAGAACGTCTGCGACGAGGGGCGCGGCGTCGGCCCCGGCGGGCAGGGCGTCTACCTGGACTTCGCCGAGGCCATCGGCCGGATGGGCCGCAAGGCCGTCGAAGCCAAGTACGGCAACCTCTTCGACATGTACCAGCGGATCACCGACGAGGACCCCTACACGGTCCCCATGCGGATCTACCCCGCCGTGCACTACACGATGGGCGGCCTCTGGGTCGACTACGACCTCTCCACCACCATCCCCGGCCTCTTCGCCATCGGCGAGGCGAACTTCTCCGACCACGGGGCCAACCGGCTCGGGGCCTCCGCCCTGATGCAGGGCCTCGCCGACGGCTACTTCGTCCTGCCCTCCACGATCAACGACTACCTCGCCCGCAATCCGCACACCGACACCGTGGACGAGGGGCACCCCGCCGTCGTGGAGGCCGTGGCCGAGACCGAGGACCGGATCAACCTGCTGCTCTCGGTCGACGGCGACCGCACCCCCGACTCCTTCCACCGCGAGATCGGTGAACTCATGTGGGAGTACTGCGGGATGGCCCGCACCGAGGACGGTCTGCGCAAGGCGCTCGCGAAGATCCCGGAAATCCGCGAGGAGTTCTGGCGCCGCATCAAGGTCCCCGGCACCGGCGAACAGTTCAACCAGTCGCTGGAGAAGGCGAACCGCATCGTCGACTACCTGGAGCTCGCCGAGCTCATGTGCCTCGACGCCCTGCACCGCGCCGAGTCCTGCGGCGGCCACTTCCGCGCGGAGTCCCAGACCCCGGACGGCGAGGCCGAGCGGCACGACGAGGAGTTCTCCTACGCCGCCGCCTGGGAGTTCACCGCCACCGGCGACGCCCCTGTCCTGCACAAGGAAGACCTCGTCTTCGAGTACGTCCACCCCACCCAGCGGAGCTACGCATGA
- a CDS encoding polysaccharide deacetylase family protein — protein sequence MRSDHTGPGRRTLLRFALGLGTATAVHLIAADPASTPSRPAHAADTPPAGAAGPPGHVRGRPSPYRLEPMTANTPPRFRPARPPVRVRPFEHLPEIGHSMVLSFDDGPDPLYTPDILATLREYRVRAMFFVCGEMADGNPDLLREMADDGHVVGNHTWSHPLIPKLSRPAIRDELGRTSEVVDRTLGAPPLWYRAPYGAWNRNSFEIGAALGMEPMAWTVDTLDWKTPGVGTIVRRVLGGAAPGVVVLSHDAGGDRSQSVAALRRYLPRLLDSGYRLTVPRRI from the coding sequence ATGAGAAGTGATCACACCGGACCCGGGCGCCGCACCCTGCTGAGGTTTGCCCTCGGCCTCGGAACCGCCACCGCCGTGCACCTGATCGCCGCCGATCCGGCGTCGACGCCCAGCCGCCCCGCACACGCCGCGGACACCCCGCCCGCCGGGGCCGCGGGCCCCCCGGGACACGTCCGGGGCCGGCCCTCCCCGTACCGGCTCGAACCCATGACCGCCAACACGCCACCCCGGTTCAGACCGGCCAGGCCGCCCGTGCGCGTCCGGCCCTTCGAGCATCTCCCCGAGATCGGTCACTCGATGGTCCTGAGCTTCGACGACGGCCCCGATCCGCTCTACACCCCGGACATTCTGGCCACCCTGCGCGAGTACCGGGTCCGCGCGATGTTCTTCGTCTGCGGAGAGATGGCCGACGGCAACCCGGACCTGCTGCGCGAGATGGCCGACGACGGGCATGTGGTGGGCAACCACACCTGGTCCCACCCGCTGATCCCGAAGCTCTCCCGCCCCGCGATCCGCGACGAACTGGGGCGCACCAGCGAGGTGGTGGACCGGACGCTCGGCGCCCCGCCGCTCTGGTACCGCGCGCCCTACGGCGCGTGGAACCGCAACTCCTTCGAGATCGGTGCCGCGTTGGGCATGGAGCCCATGGCCTGGACCGTGGACACGCTCGACTGGAAGACGCCGGGCGTCGGCACGATCGTCCGCCGGGTGCTCGGCGGAGCGGCGCCCGGCGTCGTCGTCCTCTCGCACGACGCGGGCGGCGACCGCTCGCAGAGCGTCGCGGCCCTGCGCCGCTACCTTCCCCGGCTGCTGGACTCCGGCTACCGCCTCACGGTGCCGCGCCGCATCTGA
- a CDS encoding SAM-dependent methyltransferase has translation MERPAWAPQGIDISVPSVSRMYDFYLGGSHNFEVDREAARKAMEFLPGLPKIMQANRAFMRRAVRHAVDIGIDQFLDIGSGIPTFGNVHEVAQAADPRAKVAYVDHDPVAVAHSQAVLEGNDRAVVATADLRRPKEILTDPDVTGLLDLDRPVALLLVAVLHFVEDADDPCAAVAELRESLAPGSLIVLTHASYEGIPLPKEEAAGTVGVYQNIRNPLIMRSREEIGRFFEGYEMVEPGLVSMPEWRPDTPQSPEQEDPYAFSGFAGVGRKA, from the coding sequence ATGGAGCGTCCCGCCTGGGCACCGCAGGGCATTGACATTTCGGTGCCAAGCGTGTCTCGCATGTACGACTTCTATCTGGGCGGATCGCACAATTTCGAGGTGGACCGGGAAGCCGCGCGCAAGGCCATGGAGTTCCTTCCGGGCCTTCCCAAGATCATGCAGGCCAATCGCGCCTTTATGCGCCGGGCTGTCCGCCATGCCGTCGACATCGGCATCGACCAGTTCCTGGACATCGGTTCCGGGATACCGACCTTCGGCAACGTCCACGAGGTCGCTCAGGCCGCCGACCCCCGGGCCAAGGTGGCCTACGTCGACCACGACCCGGTCGCCGTCGCCCACAGCCAGGCCGTCCTGGAAGGCAACGACCGCGCGGTCGTCGCCACCGCCGACCTGCGCCGTCCCAAGGAGATCCTGACCGACCCGGATGTCACCGGACTGCTCGACCTGGACCGGCCGGTGGCCCTGCTGCTGGTCGCGGTGCTCCACTTCGTCGAGGACGCGGACGACCCGTGCGCCGCGGTCGCCGAGCTGCGCGAGTCGCTGGCCCCCGGCAGCCTGATCGTCCTGACCCACGCCTCGTACGAGGGCATCCCGCTGCCCAAGGAGGAAGCGGCCGGTACGGTCGGCGTCTACCAGAACATCCGCAACCCGCTGATCATGCGCTCGCGCGAGGAGATCGGCCGGTTCTTCGAGGGTTACGAGATGGTCGAGCCGGGGCTCGTGTCGATGCCCGAATGGCGGCCCGACACCCCGCAGTCCCCGGAGCAGGAAGACCCGTACGCCTTCTCGGGCTTCGCAGGGGTTGGGCGCAAGGCGTGA
- a CDS encoding succinate dehydrogenase/fumarate reductase iron-sulfur subunit produces the protein MKLTLRVWRQRNADEPGAMATYEVDGISADMSFLEMLDTLNEELTLAGDEPVAFDHDCREGICGACSLVINGDAHGPERTTTCQLHMRSFADGDTIDIEPWRASAFPVIKDLVVDRSSFDRIIQSGGYISAPTGTAPDAHATPVPKPDAELAFENAECIGCGACVAACPNGSAMLFTAAKVNHLNVLPQGAPERETRVLDMVAQMDDEGFGGCTLTGECATACPKGIPLPSIAAMNKEWLRATRKVRR, from the coding sequence ATGAAGCTCACCCTGCGCGTCTGGCGTCAGCGGAACGCCGACGAGCCCGGCGCCATGGCCACCTACGAAGTCGACGGCATCTCCGCCGACATGTCGTTCCTGGAGATGCTCGACACCCTCAACGAGGAACTCACCCTCGCCGGGGACGAGCCCGTCGCCTTCGACCACGACTGCCGTGAGGGCATCTGCGGCGCGTGCAGCCTCGTCATCAACGGCGACGCCCACGGCCCGGAGCGCACCACCACCTGCCAGCTCCACATGCGGTCCTTCGCCGACGGCGACACGATCGACATCGAGCCCTGGCGGGCCTCCGCCTTCCCGGTCATCAAGGACCTGGTCGTGGACCGCTCCTCGTTCGACCGGATCATCCAGTCCGGCGGATACATCTCCGCCCCCACCGGCACCGCCCCGGACGCCCACGCGACCCCGGTGCCCAAGCCGGACGCCGAGCTGGCCTTCGAGAACGCCGAGTGCATCGGCTGCGGCGCCTGCGTCGCGGCCTGCCCCAACGGCTCGGCCATGCTCTTCACGGCCGCCAAGGTCAATCACCTCAACGTCCTGCCGCAGGGCGCACCCGAGCGCGAGACCCGCGTCCTGGACATGGTGGCCCAGATGGACGACGAGGGCTTCGGCGGCTGCACCCTGACCGGGGAGTGCGCCACGGCCTGCCCCAAGGGCATCCCGCTGCCCTCGATCGCCGCGATGAACAAGGAGTGGCTGCGGGCCACCCGCAAGGTCCGCCGCTGA
- a CDS encoding bestrophin-like domain, translating into MSEWLVLSIAMASACAVVLTIAVLNNRRIGDDDDPSETPDVIEYMTMMIGVVYAIVLGLAIAGVWEGRSAAQESVRIEAQALHEVQARASVYPAEVRDRIRADVDAYVSHVVHDEWKVMSEHNTLTERGTQLLDKVRADVTDYVPTTDHEGQAYQPLVDQVAAADDARSTRGQNAGATMPGVVWFGLIIGALVTVGLIFTLQIRRTFRELLLAGLFSALIAFLLFLIWDFDAPFGRGISATADPFLDMFPGAAR; encoded by the coding sequence ATGTCCGAATGGCTCGTACTGAGCATTGCCATGGCCTCCGCCTGCGCGGTCGTCCTCACCATCGCCGTCCTGAACAACCGGCGGATCGGGGATGACGACGACCCGTCCGAGACGCCCGACGTCATCGAGTACATGACGATGATGATCGGCGTGGTCTACGCGATCGTCCTGGGGCTCGCCATCGCCGGTGTGTGGGAGGGGCGCAGCGCCGCCCAGGAGTCCGTACGCATCGAGGCCCAGGCGCTGCACGAGGTGCAGGCGCGGGCCTCCGTCTATCCGGCGGAGGTCCGCGATCGCATCCGGGCGGACGTCGACGCCTATGTCAGTCATGTGGTGCACGACGAGTGGAAGGTGATGTCCGAACACAACACCCTCACCGAGCGCGGCACACAGTTGCTGGACAAGGTCCGGGCGGACGTCACCGACTACGTGCCCACGACCGATCACGAGGGGCAGGCCTACCAGCCGCTGGTCGACCAGGTAGCGGCGGCGGACGACGCGCGCAGCACACGCGGGCAGAACGCCGGCGCGACGATGCCGGGGGTGGTCTGGTTCGGGCTGATCATCGGGGCGCTGGTGACCGTGGGGCTCATCTTCACCCTCCAGATCCGCAGAACGTTCCGCGAACTGCTCCTGGCGGGCCTGTTCAGCGCGCTGATCGCCTTCCTGCTCTTCCTGATCTGGGACTTCGACGCACCCTTCGGCCGGGGCATCTCGGCCACCGCGGATCCGTTCCTCGACATGTTCCCGGGGGCCGCCCGCTGA
- a CDS encoding putative bifunctional diguanylate cyclase/phosphodiesterase produces the protein MSIPAQASGEPDAEPDGPEGRLRRFARIWSRAIFPLTATSLTRPEFEQHLLPLARELNSILHAHPFDASPAQRIGEALIDAHCTDPDALSSTLGVVDSYLVLYCGGNGPGVLSTEDGRARCARIQHTLAAGFTGALRERTLAEQEAIARSALTARTNAEQALHATEARFRAVFKDAAIGIGVADLDGNILEINDTLTKMFGGLENHVRSHKVNEWVHPEDSPQVWKFYDELVRGERDHYRVEKAYYRNDGTVLWTNLTVSLLRDSEGRPEYQLALMEDTTERRLLNLRLRYEATHDALTGLPNRTLFFERLEKALTAQEGVRFGLCYLDLDGFKAINDSLGHAAGDRLLVEVADRLQSCATAPGEMVARLGGDEFVALTTGPDTADEVDELAGRILNALATPIRLDGRELTVRGSIGVVEGPSGERSAAEVLRSADITMYRAKAAGGNRYQLADAEADARAITRHGLTTALPAALDRGEFFIEYQPLVHLGDGTVHGAEALVRWCHPQHGVLGPDRFIPLAEHTGLIVPLGRWVLEESVRQANFWQERHSDGGPLRINVNLSPTQLHHPHLVAETVDVLERSGLEPGALCLEVTESALIGADDDLLKPLRQLAEMGVDIALDDFGTGYSNLANLRRLPVSVLKLDRTFTRGMQQHPADPVDMKIVEGIVSLAHSLELAVTVEGVETGAQAEQLRLLGCDTAQGWYYARPGAPDRIHSLLLADAI, from the coding sequence GTGAGCATCCCCGCCCAGGCGTCCGGGGAACCGGACGCGGAGCCCGACGGTCCGGAAGGCCGGCTGCGGAGATTCGCCAGAATCTGGAGCCGGGCCATCTTCCCCCTGACGGCCACCTCTCTCACCCGGCCGGAGTTCGAACAGCATCTGCTGCCCCTGGCACGCGAGCTGAACAGCATCCTGCACGCCCATCCCTTCGACGCCTCGCCCGCCCAGCGGATCGGTGAGGCCCTGATCGACGCTCACTGCACCGACCCGGACGCACTCAGCTCCACGCTCGGCGTCGTCGACTCCTACCTCGTCCTGTACTGCGGCGGCAACGGACCCGGCGTGCTGTCCACCGAGGACGGCCGGGCGCGCTGCGCACGGATCCAGCACACCCTCGCCGCCGGCTTCACCGGGGCCCTGCGCGAGCGCACGCTCGCCGAGCAGGAAGCCATCGCCCGCTCGGCGCTGACCGCCCGGACGAACGCCGAACAGGCCCTGCACGCGACGGAGGCCCGGTTCCGCGCGGTCTTCAAGGACGCGGCCATCGGCATCGGCGTCGCCGACCTGGACGGGAACATCCTGGAGATCAACGACACCCTCACCAAGATGTTCGGCGGGCTGGAGAACCACGTCCGCAGCCACAAGGTGAACGAGTGGGTCCACCCCGAGGACTCGCCGCAGGTGTGGAAGTTCTACGACGAGCTGGTACGCGGCGAACGCGACCACTACCGGGTCGAGAAGGCGTACTACCGCAACGACGGCACGGTCCTGTGGACCAACCTCACCGTCTCGCTGCTGCGGGACTCCGAAGGCCGCCCCGAATACCAGCTCGCGCTGATGGAGGACACCACCGAGCGGCGGCTCCTCAATCTGCGCCTGCGCTACGAGGCCACCCACGACGCGCTCACCGGACTGCCCAACCGGACGCTGTTCTTCGAGCGCCTGGAGAAGGCCCTCACCGCCCAGGAGGGGGTCCGCTTCGGCCTCTGCTATCTGGATCTCGACGGCTTCAAGGCCATCAACGACAGCCTCGGCCACGCCGCCGGTGACCGCCTCCTGGTCGAGGTCGCCGACCGGCTCCAGAGCTGCGCCACCGCTCCCGGCGAGATGGTCGCCCGGCTCGGCGGCGACGAGTTCGTGGCGCTGACCACCGGCCCGGACACCGCCGACGAGGTGGACGAACTGGCCGGCCGCATCCTGAACGCGCTCGCCACCCCCATCCGCCTCGACGGCCGCGAGCTGACCGTCCGCGGCTCGATCGGCGTCGTCGAGGGCCCTTCCGGGGAGCGCAGCGCGGCCGAGGTGCTGCGCAGCGCCGACATCACGATGTACCGGGCCAAGGCGGCGGGCGGCAACCGCTATCAGCTCGCCGACGCCGAGGCCGACGCGCGCGCCATCACCCGGCACGGGCTGACCACCGCGCTCCCGGCCGCCCTGGACCGCGGCGAGTTCTTCATCGAGTACCAGCCGCTCGTGCATCTGGGCGACGGCACGGTGCACGGCGCCGAGGCGCTCGTACGGTGGTGCCATCCGCAGCACGGGGTGCTCGGCCCCGACCGGTTCATCCCGCTCGCCGAGCACACCGGGCTCATCGTGCCGCTCGGGCGCTGGGTGCTGGAGGAGTCCGTACGGCAGGCCAACTTCTGGCAGGAGCGGCACAGCGACGGAGGCCCGCTGCGGATCAACGTCAACCTCTCGCCGACCCAGCTGCACCACCCCCACCTCGTCGCCGAGACGGTCGACGTGCTGGAACGTTCCGGTCTCGAACCGGGCGCGCTCTGCCTGGAGGTGACCGAGTCCGCCCTGATCGGCGCCGACGACGATCTCCTCAAGCCGCTGCGGCAGCTCGCGGAGATGGGTGTCGACATCGCGCTCGACGACTTCGGCACGGGCTACTCGAACCTGGCGAACCTGCGCAGGCTGCCGGTGAGCGTGCTGAAGCTGGACCGTACGTTCACCCGGGGCATGCAGCAGCACCCGGCGGACCCGGTGGATATGAAGATCGTCGAGGGCATCGTGTCGCTGGCCCACAGCCTGGAGCTGGCCGTCACGGTGGAGGGCGTGGAGACGGGCGCCCAGGCCGAGCAGCTGCGACTGCTGGGCTGCGACACCGCCCAGGGCTGGTACTACGCCCGCCCCGGGGCTCCGGACCGCATCCACTCCCTGCTGCTGGCGGACGCCATCTGA